From a region of the Pontixanthobacter gangjinensis genome:
- a CDS encoding N-formylglutamate amidohydrolase codes for MIDELPYRRVGEAKRGGIVCVADHASNFVPDDVVLGIPSELLDTHIAVDIGTNGLADRMGRRHGIAAHIATVSRLVCDLHRTEDALAVVPTESDGHLIPGNIGANLEVRLERFHRPYHTALGEWLDEVEPELIVALHSFTPKLESKVEDRPWQVALLYNQDDSAARHAIRLFSEEGLTVGDNQPYSGKQLNATMDRHAEAKGRKYLTLEIRQDLITTKAQQARWAGLITDVTNRVALAIKGES; via the coding sequence ATGATCGATGAACTTCCTTATCGTCGCGTTGGCGAAGCAAAGCGCGGCGGGATCGTTTGCGTGGCTGACCATGCGTCGAATTTTGTGCCAGATGATGTGGTGCTCGGCATTCCGTCCGAGCTTTTGGACACGCATATCGCGGTAGATATTGGCACGAATGGCCTGGCTGACCGGATGGGGCGCCGCCATGGTATCGCGGCCCATATTGCCACCGTCAGCCGCCTCGTCTGCGATTTGCATCGCACAGAGGACGCGCTTGCAGTAGTCCCGACAGAGAGTGACGGGCATCTGATACCGGGCAATATCGGTGCGAATTTGGAGGTTCGGCTGGAGCGATTTCATCGGCCGTATCACACTGCGCTCGGGGAATGGCTGGATGAAGTTGAACCCGAACTTATCGTGGCATTGCATAGCTTTACACCCAAGCTTGAAAGCAAAGTCGAGGATCGTCCGTGGCAAGTTGCGTTGTTGTATAATCAAGATGATAGCGCCGCCCGCCATGCGATCCGGTTGTTTTCGGAAGAAGGCCTGACGGTCGGCGACAACCAGCCTTATTCGGGCAAACAATTGAACGCCACAATGGACCGCCATGCAGAGGCCAAGGGCCGCAAATATCTCACGCTTGAAATAAGGCAGGATCTGATCACCACCAAGGCGCAGCAGGCGCGCTGGGCAGGGCTGATTACCGATGTCACCAACCGGGTCGCACTGGCAATCAAGGGTGAAAGCTGA
- a CDS encoding electron transfer flavoprotein-ubiquinone oxidoreductase has translation MSTEPIAETIERESMPCDVVIVGGGVAGLAAAIRLKQINDEIEVVVLEKGSEIGAHILSGAVVDPKSLDELLPNWRDMDCPMAETPVTDNWHWVLTKGGKTSLPHLMMPPFLSNTGNYTGSLGNLTRWLAEQAEGMGVMVFPGFPAAEVMFNDAGAVTGVITQDMGVAEDGSHKPDFQPGMEIEAKYTFFAEGVRGNLTKIMKTKFDLEADCQPQVYGLGIKEVWDIDPEKHEPGRVIHTQGWPLSETGTNGGGFLYHQANGQVALGLVTWLNYANPYVSPYQEFQRWKHHPQISEILEGGKRVAYGARAINDGGWQSVPKLAFPGGALIGCSAGFVNVPRIKGSHTAMKSGMLAAESAAAAIAAGHENTELADYDANLRDSWIATELKKVKNVLPAMEKFGDDFGVILGGIDMWMRTLKIGLPITMDHTPDYKYLQRADLYKPIDYPKPDGKLSFDRLTSVAFSFTNHAEDQPVHLKVADLELQRQSELGVYAGPSNRYCPAGVYEWLEQDDGTMMFQINSQNCVHCKTCDIKDPNQNINWTTPEGGGGPNYPNM, from the coding sequence ATGAGCACCGAACCAATCGCCGAGACAATTGAACGCGAATCAATGCCATGCGACGTTGTGATCGTGGGGGGCGGGGTTGCAGGCCTCGCAGCAGCAATCCGGTTGAAGCAAATCAATGACGAAATCGAGGTCGTCGTCCTTGAAAAAGGCTCCGAAATTGGTGCCCACATTCTATCGGGTGCGGTGGTTGATCCCAAGTCGCTTGACGAGTTGCTGCCCAATTGGCGTGACATGGATTGCCCTATGGCGGAAACGCCGGTTACCGATAATTGGCACTGGGTTCTGACCAAAGGCGGGAAAACTTCGCTGCCGCATCTTATGATGCCGCCCTTCCTTTCCAACACCGGTAATTACACCGGATCGCTTGGCAATTTGACTCGCTGGCTGGCTGAGCAAGCTGAAGGCATGGGGGTGATGGTTTTTCCTGGCTTCCCTGCCGCCGAAGTAATGTTCAACGATGCAGGTGCGGTTACGGGTGTTATCACCCAAGATATGGGCGTGGCAGAGGATGGCTCGCATAAGCCCGATTTTCAGCCTGGTATGGAAATCGAGGCGAAATACACCTTTTTTGCTGAAGGCGTTCGCGGCAATCTGACCAAAATCATGAAGACCAAGTTCGACCTTGAGGCTGATTGTCAGCCGCAAGTCTATGGCCTGGGCATCAAAGAAGTTTGGGACATTGACCCTGAAAAGCATGAGCCTGGCCGGGTCATCCATACGCAGGGCTGGCCGCTGAGTGAAACCGGCACCAACGGCGGCGGGTTCCTGTATCATCAGGCCAATGGGCAAGTCGCATTGGGGCTGGTGACTTGGCTCAATTATGCGAACCCTTATGTTTCCCCCTATCAGGAATTCCAGCGGTGGAAGCATCACCCGCAAATCTCCGAAATCCTCGAAGGCGGCAAGCGCGTTGCTTACGGCGCGCGCGCGATCAATGATGGTGGCTGGCAGTCTGTGCCGAAACTGGCATTCCCGGGCGGCGCGTTGATTGGCTGTTCGGCTGGCTTCGTAAACGTCCCACGGATTAAGGGCAGCCACACCGCAATGAAAAGCGGCATGCTCGCGGCGGAAAGCGCCGCAGCGGCAATCGCCGCAGGTCATGAGAACACCGAACTGGCCGATTACGACGCAAATCTGCGCGATAGCTGGATTGCGACCGAATTGAAGAAAGTCAAAAACGTGCTTCCCGCGATGGAAAAGTTCGGCGACGATTTCGGCGTTATTCTTGGCGGCATCGATATGTGGATGCGAACGCTCAAGATCGGGCTGCCGATCACGATGGATCACACACCGGATTACAAATATCTGCAGCGCGCCGACCTGTATAAGCCGATTGATTACCCCAAGCCCGATGGCAAGTTGAGCTTTGACCGTCTGACGTCGGTTGCGTTCAGCTTCACCAATCACGCCGAAGATCAGCCGGTTCATTTGAAAGTCGCCGATCTCGAATTGCAAAGGCAGAGCGAACTTGGCGTCTATGCCGGGCCGTCAAACCGTTATTGCCCGGCTGGCGTATATGAATGGCTGGAGCAGGATGACGGAACGATGATGTTCCAGATCAACTCGCAAAATTGCGTCCATTGCAAAACTTGCGACATCAAGGATCCGAACCAGAACATCAACTGGACCACGCCCGAAGGCGGCGGCGGACCGAACTATCCGAATATGTGA
- the ilvD gene encoding dihydroxy-acid dehydratase: MPTYRSRTTTHGRNMAGARGLWRATGMKDGDFGKPIIAVVNSFTQFVPGHVHLKDLGQLVAREIEASGGVAKEFNTIAVDDGIAMGHDGMLYSLPSRDLISDSVEYMVNAHCADAMVCISNCDKITPGMLNAAMRINIPVVFVSGGPMEAGKVVLNGQTKAIDLVDAMVAAADDKYTDEEVEDIERSACPTCGSCSGMFTANSMNCLTEALGLSLPGNGSVLATHSDRKSLFERAGRLIVTLAKRYYEEDDESVLPRSIASFSAFENAMSLDITMGGSTNTVLHLLAAAHEAGVDFTMKDIDRLSRRVPCLSKVAPAKDDVHMEDVHRAGGIMSLLGQLDNAGLLNTALPTVHSPTMADALDDWDISRTSNPKVHEFFSAAPGGVPTQTAFSQSSRWDSLDLDRKTGVIRSAEHAFSKDGGLAVLAGNIALDGCIVKTAGVDESILKFTGPARVFESQDDAVTAILTEQIAEGDVLVIRYEGPKGGPGMQEMLYPTSYLKSKGLGAACALLTDGRFSGGTSGLSIGHVSPEAAEGGTIALVEEGDTIAIDIPGRKISLAISDDELAKRRAAMEAKGDGAWRPTKDRPRMVSQALQAYAAMTTSAARGAVRDISQLKRG, encoded by the coding sequence ATGCCGACCTATCGTTCCCGCACTACCACTCATGGCCGTAACATGGCCGGCGCACGCGGATTGTGGCGCGCAACGGGCATGAAGGATGGCGATTTCGGCAAGCCAATTATCGCTGTGGTCAACAGCTTTACCCAATTCGTGCCGGGCCATGTCCACCTTAAAGACCTTGGCCAATTGGTTGCGCGAGAGATCGAAGCATCGGGCGGAGTTGCCAAGGAATTCAATACTATAGCGGTCGATGATGGCATTGCGATGGGGCACGACGGCATGCTCTATTCTCTCCCCAGTCGCGATCTGATTTCGGACAGCGTTGAATATATGGTCAACGCCCACTGCGCCGATGCGATGGTGTGCATTTCCAATTGCGACAAAATTACCCCAGGTATGCTTAACGCGGCAATGCGGATCAACATTCCGGTGGTGTTCGTCTCTGGCGGGCCAATGGAGGCTGGCAAAGTCGTTTTGAATGGTCAAACCAAGGCAATCGATCTGGTCGATGCGATGGTCGCCGCCGCCGATGACAAATATACTGATGAAGAGGTCGAAGATATCGAACGCTCGGCTTGCCCTACATGCGGCAGCTGCTCCGGAATGTTCACCGCCAATTCGATGAATTGCCTGACCGAGGCGCTTGGCCTGTCGCTACCCGGTAACGGCTCAGTTTTGGCAACGCACTCCGACCGCAAAAGTCTGTTCGAGCGCGCCGGACGATTGATCGTAACCTTGGCCAAACGCTATTACGAAGAAGATGACGAAAGCGTACTACCACGCTCCATCGCCAGTTTCTCTGCATTTGAAAACGCAATGTCACTCGATATTACAATGGGTGGCTCGACAAACACCGTGTTGCATTTGCTCGCTGCAGCGCATGAAGCGGGAGTTGATTTCACTATGAAGGATATCGACCGGCTCAGTCGCCGTGTTCCTTGTCTATCCAAAGTCGCTCCGGCCAAAGACGACGTCCATATGGAGGACGTCCACCGAGCGGGCGGGATTATGTCGCTGCTGGGACAGCTTGACAATGCTGGCCTGCTCAACACAGCGCTGCCGACTGTGCACAGCCCGACAATGGCCGATGCGCTAGATGATTGGGACATCTCGCGCACCAGCAATCCGAAGGTCCATGAGTTCTTCAGTGCCGCACCGGGCGGGGTGCCGACTCAAACCGCGTTCAGCCAGTCGAGCCGCTGGGACAGCCTCGATCTCGACCGTAAAACGGGCGTAATCCGCAGTGCAGAGCATGCCTTCAGCAAAGATGGCGGGCTGGCGGTTCTGGCGGGCAATATCGCGCTCGATGGCTGCATCGTAAAGACTGCTGGCGTCGATGAATCGATTCTGAAATTCACTGGTCCGGCGCGGGTTTTCGAAAGTCAGGATGATGCGGTAACCGCGATCCTGACCGAACAGATTGCCGAGGGCGATGTGCTGGTAATCCGCTATGAAGGGCCCAAAGGCGGGCCGGGCATGCAGGAAATGCTATATCCGACCAGTTACCTCAAATCTAAGGGGCTAGGCGCGGCTTGTGCCTTGTTGACCGACGGGCGCTTTTCCGGCGGAACATCGGGTCTTTCGATTGGTCATGTGTCGCCAGAAGCGGCAGAGGGCGGCACCATTGCTCTTGTGGAAGAAGGGGACACAATCGCCATCGACATTCCGGGCAGAAAAATTTCATTAGCAATTTCCGATGATGAGCTGGCCAAACGCCGTGCAGCGATGGAGGCCAAGGGCGATGGCGCTTGGCGGCCTACA
- a CDS encoding 4-(cytidine 5'-diphospho)-2-C-methyl-D-erythritol kinase — MTFSETAYAKINLALHVRRRREDGYHELETLFAFVDRGDVLSAASAEQDILTVAGEFAAQLTDPFDNIISKAMSALPRSGGLAIAMEKNLPVAAGLGGGSADAGAVFRIIREMHGVPDDWRERAAKLGADVPACVESITCIGRGTGTELEATESDLAGTPVLLVNPRVPLATGPVFKAWDGIDRGPMPDGPASFIAAQGRNDLEAPAIQLCPPIAEVLEALRGTGAFLSRMSGSGATCFALYHSENDLNEAAREIASTYPDWWQMSGKLR, encoded by the coding sequence GTGACTTTCTCCGAAACCGCCTATGCCAAGATTAACCTTGCTCTGCATGTCCGCAGGCGGCGGGAGGATGGTTATCATGAGCTCGAAACTTTATTCGCCTTTGTTGATCGCGGGGATGTGCTGAGCGCGGCTTCGGCAGAGCAGGATATATTGACAGTCGCTGGAGAATTCGCTGCGCAACTAACTGATCCGTTTGATAATATAATCTCCAAGGCTATGTCCGCGCTGCCCCGTTCGGGCGGGTTGGCGATTGCTATGGAGAAAAACTTGCCGGTCGCCGCCGGTTTGGGCGGAGGGTCTGCTGATGCAGGGGCGGTGTTCCGAATTATCCGCGAGATGCATGGTGTGCCCGACGATTGGCGCGAGCGCGCGGCCAAGCTTGGCGCGGATGTTCCCGCTTGTGTCGAAAGCATCACTTGTATCGGGCGTGGAACCGGAACTGAATTGGAAGCGACAGAAAGCGATTTGGCCGGAACGCCCGTCTTGCTGGTCAATCCGCGTGTTCCGCTTGCCACAGGGCCGGTATTCAAGGCGTGGGATGGAATTGACCGAGGGCCAATGCCCGATGGCCCAGCCTCATTCATCGCCGCGCAGGGCCGCAATGATCTGGAAGCGCCTGCCATTCAATTGTGCCCTCCCATTGCTGAAGTGCTTGAAGCCCTGCGAGGGACAGGGGCGTTCTTGAGCCGTATGTCAGGCTCGGGGGCGACTTGCTTTGCGCTCTATCACTCCGAAAACGATTTAAATGAAGCCGCACGAGAAATCGCGTCTACATACCCTGATTGGTGGCAAATGTCTGGCAAATTGAGATAG